Part of the Streptomyces sp. NBC_01471 genome is shown below.
TCCAGCCGGCCAGCACGGCGGTGACGGCCAGCTCGCTGCAGGTGGCGAACGCGTCCTCCGCGGCCCGCAGCGCGGCGCCACGGCCGTACTTGCCGTGCTCCGGCCGGTAGGGGTGGAAGGCGAGACTGTCGTTGGGGGCCAGGGTCCCGGGCTCGCTCTCCGGCTCCAGGGCGGCCAACTGCCCAGCCAGTGACTGGTATTGGTGCGCCGACATGGGCTGAGAGGGCGGCAGCGTACGGAAGAGCTCCATGGCGTGTGCGTCCAGCACGGCGCATACAGCGGGCCCGGCCGCCGGTGCGGTGAGCCGGACCCGCAGACGCAGGTGCGGGCCGCCGTGCCAGTGGCGGAGGAAGAAGAAGCGGTCGGCCAGCCCGCGTTCCCGCAGCTCCGCGACGGCCGCGGGGATCAGCGTGCTCACCACCAGGTCGAGCGGGTGCCCGGTGAACACATGGGCGCTGACCCAGCGGTCCTCCGGCTCCGGGCCCGGCACGCCTGCGGACGCACGGGTCAGCATGACCGCTCCCGCCGGTCCGCCGCCGGGAGCGGGACGGTGGGCAGCTCGATCAGGAACTCGGCCGCGTAGCGGTGGCCGTCCCGGTGGGCCGGTGCGTCGTGGAGGTCGGGCAGGGTCTCCGTGAGCAGCAGCGGCCGGCCGGTGGCCGCCGCCCGCTCGAAGACCCGCAGCAGATGGGCGTGGGCGAAATCGACGTACACCGGCTTGCGGTCCTTGTCGTGCAGCGCGGGGCCGGTGAAGCCGCCGGCGGGGCGCGGGGTGAGGACGCGCAGGAAGCAGCGCTGCGGCAGGCCGAGCGCCGCGCGCCACGTGTGCACGCGGACCAGGTGGGCGGCGTCCGTCTCCCCGGCGGCGCGGGCGGGTGCCCGGCCGGGGTCGATGAACCAGGTCGCACGGCGCAGCACCACGGCCCCGAGGGCGAGACGGGGCATCTTCGTCCAGCCCGCGCCGGACGCCGCCTCCGGGCCACGCAGGTCCGGTCCGGTCCGCCCCGGCGGGAGAAGCCGCCACAGCTGCGGCCAGTCCGACCAGAAGGCGTAGGAGGTCTGGCCGAAGGCCTCCACCAGCAGCCGGGCCGGCAGCGGCAGCAGCGGTGTGGCGAGCAGGCCCAGATGGAGCGGCCGTACGACACGGCCGGTCGTGCGGTGGGCCAGGTGGAGGCGACGGGTGTGCCGGTCGTGCACGACGTCAAGGTCGGCGGGGCGGATCAGCTGCCCGGGCGGCCGGTGCGAGGTGGCGCCGTCCAGGTCGATCGCGTAACGGGTGGCAGGTGCCCGCTGGTTGAGAGCGCTGCTGAAGACGGCGTCGAACTCGGCGTAGAGGGGGGTGTCCGCGGGGCCGTCGCCGGGAGGCTCCTCGTGGGCTTCCCCGGGACGGGCCGGTGCGTCGAGCAGCCGGGCGATCCGGGTCAGACCGGTGCCATGGCCGCAGGTCACCGTGTTGAGTACCAGTCCGAGTCCGGTGGCGGGGCGGGGCAGTGTCTGGACGTAGCAGGCGTGGCGGTCGCCGGAGGTGTCCGGGCCGGGCCAGGTGCCGCAGAGGTCACGGACGGCCTGTGGGCCGAGACGGACGGTGCCGTCGGAGGCGGGCGGAGTGCGGGCGATCAGGCGGCCCAGTTCGTCCTGCCGCCGGGCGTCGCGCTCGGTGGGAGCGTGCGGCGCGGCTGCGGCCCACCAGGCGCCGAAGTCCTGGAGGAAACGGGTGAACGGCTGCCTGAATCCCGGGCCGTAGGCGGCCACTGCGTGCTCCCGCAGTGCCTCGCGCGGCGGTGCGAGGGTGTCGAACGGGGCGAGCAGCGCGGGGACGAGAGCGAGGTCGGCGAGAGCCGGCCGCCAGGCAGCCGGGTCGAGTACGGCGGCCGTGCCGACGGCGACCGTGTGGTGGAAGTACAGCGGGCCGCGGTCCAACTGCTCGCTCCCGCCGAGCAGTCCGAGCCGTCGGGCGGCGGCCGTGGTGTGCTGCCGCAGGGCGGCGGCGATGCCCCGGTGGGAGCCGGGCCCGGCGGTCCTGGCGGCGTCGATCCGGTCGCGGATGGCACGCAGGTCGGCGAGCAGCGGGGTGAGGCGGTCGCCGCCGTGCGGCTCCGGCAGGTGCCGTCCGAGCCAGTCGCAGAGCGTGGCGGCGTCGAGCTCCTGGTCGGGCGGGCCGAGGCGGATCTCCAGCAGGCCGGTCCGGACGAGCCGGGCGACGACGGCGTCCGCGTCGGCGGTGGTGGTGCTCCCCGGTCCGGGCGCGCGGAGCAGGGCACGCAGCCGCTCGGGGCTGCCCGCCTCGTGGACCGCCGCCAGGATCGCGGCCAGCGCCGGGGTCGCGGGCAGGGTACGCACCTCGCCGGACGGCCCCGGCACAGTGAACAGCCACCGCTCTCCCCCGGGCGAAGCCACCGGTGTGGCCGACGGGTTGACGCGCAGCCGGACGGCCCCGTCCAGCTCGGGTACGTGGGCGAGAGCGGCGGCGATACGGGACAGCGGCAGCAGACCTGCCTCTGCCACGGGGGCCCGGACGGAACTCTCCAGCCGTACGCCCGAGCCGGCGTCCGCCGACCACTGGCCGAAGCCGCTGGCGGCGAAGGTGGTCAACGGGCTGGGCTTGGCCATCGCCCGGCCCGCGTATTTGGCGAGCCGGACGGCTGCCCCGTCCAGCGGCCGCCGTCCGGCCGCATCGCGCGCCCCCCGGCGTTGCAGGTCCTCGTACAGATCGGGACTGGCGTAGTCGAGACCGGTGGCGAACGCCGGATCCTGGAAGAGCGTGTCGAGGGCCGCTGCCGCCGTCCGGGTCTCCGCGGGCAGAACGTCGTGCAGTTCCGCGAAGAGTCCGGCCCGGGTACGGCGGAGAGCGGCGTGGTCGTGGAGACGCCCGGTGAGCGCGCCGCCGAGCACCTCCGGCGGGGCCGCCGCGTCCAGCAGGGGGCTGATGCGGGCGCCCTGGTGCACGGCTCGGCGCAGGCCCACCAGCCTGGCCTTGAAGGGGCGTGCGGGTGCTGTGCCGATCAGGGCGTACAGCGTGTCGCAGAGCTGCGCCGCGTCGTCGGCCAGCCGCTGGTCCAAGGACGTGACACGCAGGGCGAGTTCGGTGCTGCGCGGGATGCGGGAGGCGTCGAGTGCGGTGGTGGGCAGCCCGGCGATCCGTACGCCCACGGGGGCGGTGACGGCGGGGGGCGCGGTCGGGGGCGGTGTGTTCCGGCTCATCAGAACACCACCGGGACGCGGAAGGCGGCGCCCGGCCGCGCCGCGCCGATGGCCACCTGGAAGAGCACTGTCTCCTCACCCGGGGCCAGCCCGAGCAGGCGTTCCGCGGCGGCGGCGTCGTAGCCGTTGTGGACCCGCGCGGACAGACCCTGACGGGCCGCGGCCACGCAGAGCAGATGTGCCGCCGCCCCCGCGGTCAGGTGCAGTCTGCGGAAGGCGTCGGCGCCGTAGCGCGCGACGGCGGCGCCGCGCCGGACGGCGATGTAGGCGGTACAGGCGGTCGAGCGGAAGTTCAACGACACCCGGCCCTCCGTCTGTCCGATCTGTTCGAGCGACGCGAGCGGGTCGCCGTCGCCGACCTGCCGCAGGCGGCCGCCGCTGTGGACGTAGTGGCCCGGGGAGAAGCCGGTCACCCGCCGCACCAGCAGGTGGCAGGAGAAGTCGGTGAACGGCGCCGCGGCGAGGGCGGCGCCGAGGTCGGTGAGCAGCGCCTGCGGGGAGAGCACCGGTTCCGGGTCGAACAGCGCGGCGCCGGAGTGGCGGGCACGGAGCACGGAGGCCAGGTCGGGCGGGGGCCAGGACCGGCCGGCCGGATGCTTCACGGGTCGCAGGATCTCCAGATAGCCCATCGGTTGTTCCGTCGCGGCGGGCGGCAGGTTCGCGCAGAGGCCGTGCAGTGTCTCCTGGTCCTGTCCTGGCCGGGTACGCAGTCCGAGTGCGGCGGCGACCAGGTGCACCGCGCCCAGCAGCATTCCTGCCTCCTGGGCGCAGAGCCGCGGAGCGTAGTCGCCGTAGAGCCGCGCGGTCCGGGCGAACCGGCTGGTGATCACGGCGGTCAGGGAGGCCCCGGGATCGGCGGCCTGACGGCTGCTCACTGGTGCGTTCAGCATGATCAGTTGATGGTGGAGAGGGTCGAACCGGAACGCCGCGGTGGGGGAAACCAGGGTGAGTTCGCTCGGGTAGCGGCACCGCGCGGAGGCCACCGCGCGGTGAAGCGGCCAGCCACCCGGGGTCAGGTCGTGCTGGAGCAGGCCGTAGGAGTAGTGCAGCAGCGCGGAGAGGACGGCCGGGTCGGCGAGGGTGGCCGGGGAGCCGGGGGCGGGCGCCAGATGGAGCGGTGGCGGCGCCAGCGGAAGGCGCGGCCCGTGGGGAAGCTGGTCGGGCTCCCCGCTGCCCGTTCCCGGGACAGGGGATCCCGTGGCGAGGGTGGCCGGGATGGCCCTGCGGGAGTAGACCGCCTCCGCCCAGAGCGCCGGGGGGAACGGGTTCTCGCCAGCGGGGCTCCGGGGTATCCCGCCGGTCATCCCGGCTCCGCGCCGAGAAAGCGGCCGGTGGTCAGGTCCAGCACCGCGGCGTCGGTCACCGGTGACGGTTCCGCGCCCCCGCCCGAGTTGTCCAGGCCGGCCGTCCGGCGCAGCAGGTGCAAGCAGAGCTGGTTGGCGGCGATGGCCGCGGCCGGGCCACCGAGGTACGGACTCGGCTCACGCACGCGAGCCGGATCCCCCGCACACGCGGCGCCCACTGCGGGGTGATCGGGCCCACCGCCGGGCGGTACGGAGGGGGCCGGTGGCTCTGGCGCGGCGCCGGGGTCAGCCACTGCGCTGATCACGATGTGTTCGCCCCGTCCCACCGCCTGTCCGTACGGAACCCCGGCACGTATCGCGAGCGCGCGGGCCCGGTCCGCCGGCTCCGTCTCGTACACGTCAGAGCCGAGAAGCACCACGCCGGTGTCCGCGGGCGGGCCGGACAGGGTTCCGCTCAGCTGCTCGTAGCGGAAGCACCCGCCCTCCTGCTGGAGCAACGCGACACATTCGCGCAGCCGTGCCACATCTGTCGGGTCCCCGGAACCCTCCTCCGCCGGGCGGAGCCGGAGGCGTACATGTGCCACACCCGACGCGAGCAGGGCGAGGACCAGCGCGCCTGCCATCCGTCCGGTGCCGACCACCAGGGGAGCGCAATCGCGATACCGCTCGAAGCGGTGCTCGGGCGAGTCCGCGCGCGCCGCGATGAAGTCGATCAGTGCGGCGTGGCGCGCACGGACCTGCGGGCTCAGCCCGTGTGGCAGATCCGCCGCGGCATCGCGTACGAACCCTTCCCGGGCCAGCAGTTCCACCAGTGAGCGGACATGCCGCGCGGCCTGTGGCGGGAGGTCGGCGGTGAGCTGTTCCAGGCTGTTGCGACCGTCCAGGAAAGGCCGCAGCCGCTCCAGCCACGGGTGGATTCCCGGCAGTGCGAAGGTCGCCGTGCGCTGGGGTCCGCTGATCACCACGCCCCGGTCGGAGGGCAGCAGACGGGTGTCGGGAAGCAGTCTCGGCTTCATCGCCACCTCCATCGGGATTCCTCAGCGGGAACGCGGTCCCGCAGGCGTGAACAGGCGTGAACAGGCGTGAGAACGCCGGACGAAGCTGTGCTCGCGGCCTCCGGGCGGCCGACATTAGCCGAGACGAATGGTCTAGTCCATCCCCTTCACAGTTCCCAACTGTCACGCTAGTGTCCGAACTGGGCGCCCAAACATGTCTGTTGATGCTCCATTAGTTCGAAAGGAGGGCTTTGATGAACGAGAACAGCAACGGTTCACCGTCGCTCGCTGCCGCGGTCGCCGACCTCGCACTGGACCTCGACCTGGGCTCGCTGGCCGGGGACGAGCACAGCCAGTCGCTGACGGCGGGTCACGGCATGACGGAAGCGAGTGCGTCCTTCTGCTGCGCTCCGCCGCCGAACTGCTGCAACTGCAGCTGTTCCTGAGTCGGTAGCGCGTGCCGGGCGGGCAGTCGGCCCGGCACGCGCGTCCGCCCCGATGGCCCCCTGATCACCTGCCGCAGCCGCGGCACATCGGCCTTCCCGCCGTTCAACACGGCACCGGGACCCGTCGGCCAGTCACCGGTCACCGCTGACCGTCACGGGAGCGTGCGTGCCACGGTCAGCGGCTCCGGCCTGCCTCACACTCACCCTGGCCATGGGGACGAACGCCTGCGAGCGGGAGTTCCGCTGGATGGGCCGGAGCGCCAAGGTCGAACCAACCGCCCTGCTCGCGAAGCACGTTGGCGACGACTCACTGCCCCCCCTGGAAAAGCACGGGCGGCGCCACAGAACTCATCGCCCGCTCCCCTGTCGGGGGAACACACATTTCTCATTCAGAGGACTCAGCTGTACACGAGAAGGTGGTCACACGTATTCGTCCCGTCGTGGAGCGAAGAGTCACTGTTGAGGACGTAGAAAGCCCCGGCGAATCCCGTAGCCGTCATCTTCGGCACCACGATCAGCGTCTGGTCCGCCATGGTCAGCCCGTTCGGCTTCACCACGTACTGCTGCACCTGCGCGAAGAGATTCATCCCGAGACTGGGCAGCCTGAGGGCTCGGTACGTACGGTCCCCCGTCCCGTCCGAGCCCGTGACCGGTACCCGGTACTGCGCGGCGTCCCAGTGCGCGGGGTTGGTGGCCACGCGTCCCATCATCTCCAGTTCCTGCAACCTCCGTTGCGTGCTCGCCCGGACGCCGGCCATGTGAATGTGCAACTGGTTGAGGAACCGGGCGTTCTGCGAGTTGATCCCCAGACCGATGTTGGGGTACTGCACGGGGACGCTCCCTCCGCTCCGGGCGTTCTCCCATGCGTCGTTCCAGTAATTTGGCGCGCCGGAGGTCTCGATGAACGGGCATTCGATACCGGTGATCCGGCAACTGGGGGTCAGGAGAAAGTTGTGCTGGCTCGACGGCCTGCCGTGCAGTACGACGTAGTCCGAGGTCACCTTCAGGCAGGCGGGAGGGTTCTGCCCGGGGGGCAGTGGTTTCCCGTGCGTGCAGTACTGGACGTCCCGCCACAGCGGATCGTTGTCGGAAGGGCTGCCGCAGAGGGGCTGGAGCTGAGCAGGGGGACAGGTCGGGGTTCCACCAGGAGGCGGAGTGGGGCACGTGCCGGGGGCGGGGTCCGCGTGCGTCGGGGCGGCTGCCGAAGCGGTACGTCCGGCCGCCGCTTCCACTCCGGTCAGGAGCGTCGCCGCACCGATGGCGCCGGAGAACGCCACGAACCGACGCCGAGGCAGCTCGTTCGAAGTCTTGTCCTCATTCATGCGTGCTCTCCGATGGTGATGTCCACTGCATGGACTTCCCGGCCGCGAGTCAGAAAGGTCGGCCCGCCCGATTCTGGCCTCGCCGATTCGCTCACAGGGTAGGGAGCGACGAGCGGGTTGCCTATCGACTGACCCGGTCGGTGTCACGTGTTACGCCATTCAGCGGCCATCCCGTCGAGTCTCCTCCTGCTCGCTGGATTGCCGCAGGTGACATGGTCAAACGGTCGATGCCGGCGGAACGCAAGAAACCTGATCCGCCCCCCACGACGCTCGACTTCTTCCGCGTCAGGTGGGCCGGCTCTCAGCACCCGCCGGGGCCGTCCCGGCGGGTGGGCAGCACCGCGGAGCGTGCCGCTACGCAGCCCACCCGGGCCGCCGACTGTCACGGCGCGTTGATCGGCAGCTTCATGAACGGCCACGGCCCCGATGATCTGCCGACCGAGCAGACGGCACGCCGGTTCATTGTGTCCGCACCGGATCCGGTGCGCGGTGGGCGCGGCGGTAGGCCAGCGGGGACAGGCCGATGTGGATGTGGAAGTGCTTGCGCAGCGCGACCGGGTCTCCGAAGCCGCAGGCGGTGGCGATCCGCGCGACCGTCAGATCGCTGGACTCCAGCAGGTGGCGCGCCTGGGTCAGCCGGCTCTGCACCAGCCACTGGAGGGGGCTCGTGCCCGCCTCCGCGCGGAACCGCCGGGTGAATGTGCGCTCGCTCATATGGGCGTGGCGGGCCATGTCCTGCAGCGTGACCGGTTCGGCCAGCCTGCTCAGCGTCCACTGGCGGGTGGCCGATGTGGAGCGATCGGCGTCCTTCGGCACCGGGTGCTCGATGAACTGCGCCTGACCGCCCTCGCGCCACGGCGCCACCACGCACCGCCGTGCCGCAGAACCAGCCACCGTCGCGCCGTGGTCCCGGCGGACCAGGTGGAGGAACAGGTCGATACCGGCCGCACCGCCGGCAGCGGTCAGGATGCGGCCGTTGTCGACGAACAGCACGTCGGGATCGACCGCGATGTCGGGGAAGAGCCGGGTGAAGCGGTCGCACAGCGCCCAGTGGGTGGTCGCCCGCAGCCCATCCAGCAGGCCCGCCGCCGCGAGGAGGAATGCCGATGTGCACAGGCTGACGATGCGCGCCCCGGGTCCGATCCGGGCGAGCGCCGCAGCCACCGGTGCGGACAACTCACCGGTGGCGAGCAGCTCTTCGCCGGGCTCCTGGGTGGCGATCACGACGGTGTCCGCGCTCTCCAGGAGGGACTCGTCGTCGTCGACGACGATCCGGAAGCCCTCGTTCGTACGGACGGGCCGGCCGCCGATCGAGCAGGTCGTCACGGAGTAGAGCCGCGCTCCGGCCGGGTCGAGGGCCTCGTTGAACACCCGGGATGCGATGCCGAGGTCCATCGGCACGACCCCGTCCAGGGCAAGAACAGCAACACGGTGTGGCATGGCTGGAATGGTACGACAGGTGGCTGCCCAGCCACTCACGGCATTTCCGGGGCAACGGCGAGGCTGAGACCTGCGGGCGCCAAGGGGCTCCGGCATCGAAGAACAACATGCCAACCGGACAGGAGCGGGAAGAACATGAGCGAGCAGACGATGCGCGCCGTCACCATCGAGGAGTTCGGCGGCCCTGACGTGTTGAGCGTCGGCCGGGTGGCGCGCCCCGGGCCGCTGCCGACCGAGGTGCTGGTGCGTGTGCACGCTGCCGGGATCAACCCGGTGGACTGGAAGACCCGCGCAGGCCACGGTATGGCAGGGCTGCAGACATTGCCGCTGATCCTCGGCTGGGACGTCTCCGGCGTGGTCGAGGAGGTCGGCTTCGGCGTCACGACGCTCGTACCCGGCGACGAGGTGTACGCCATGCCGTGGTTCCCGCGCCCGGCCGGCGGGTACGCCGAGTTCGTCACGGCGCCGTCGCGCCAGTTCGCCCGCAAGCCGGCCTCACTCTCGCACGTCGAGGCCGCGGCTCTGCCGCTCGCGGCGCTCACGGCCTGGCAGGCCCTGGTCGACACGGCGCGCGTCACCGCCGGGCAGCGGGTGCTGGTACACGCCGCGGCCGGTGGCGTGGGGCACTTGGCGGTGCAGTTCGCCAAGCACCTCGGCGCCGAGGTCATCGCGACCGCCCGCGAACCCCGGCACGCCTGGCTCGGGGAACTGGGCGCTGACGAGACGGTCGACTACACCCGGCAGCGGTTCGAGGAAGCCATCGGCGGGGTCGATGTCGTCATCGATCTCGTCGGCGCCGTGGACGACACCGACGTGCGGTCCGTCTCGGTGACCCGGCCCGGCGGCCTGGTCATCTCCGTCCCGGGGGGTGTCTCCGACGCTCTGGCCGTCGCGGCCCAGCAGGCAGGTGTTCGCACCAGTCCACTTCTGGTCGAACCCGATGCCACCGCACTGACGGCCATCGCCGGCCTGGTCGAATCCGGCGTGGTCCGGGCCGAGGTCGAGCGCACCTTCGCTCTGGAACAGGCCGCCGAGGCACACCGGCTGGGCGAGACCAACCGTACCCGCGGGAAGCTCGTACTGGAGGCGACGCAGTGACACCAACGACCACGCTCGTGGTGGGAGGCACGGGGACCATGGGCACCCGCGTGGTGCGCGCCCTTGCCGCACGGACCGACACCGTCGTGCGGGTGCCGGCACGGGACCCTTCCTCGAAGCGGGCCCGTGCCCTGGTCGAGAACACCCCAGGTGACGTGCGGACCGTCCGCGGTGATCTGGACGACGAGCAGTCCCTGGAGTCGCCCTTCTGACCGTAGTCGTCCCGGCGGAAGCCGGAGCGACGGCCCCCGCCCGGTTGTCCCAGCTGCTACGGGATGCCGACGCGTTACGTGAGGACGGAGTCACTGGCGTATCGGTCGGGCTGGAGACACCCCGAGGAGTGCGGACCCGCCCGCAGTGGGGTCGGGAATCCCAGCACCACGCAGCCGGTGCCCCTGAATGGTTACGTCAGGATCGGCAGTACCACGAAGCGGACTGCCCGACTACATCGGTGACGTCGCCCCAGATCTCAGCGCTGACGGCTGTCGCGGGAATCGCTGGACCACCTACACCTCCGAGCAGCGGGTTGCTGCCGGGCCTCCATGCCCACAATTACCAGCAGTTCGAGCCGGGCGGCGCCATGACCGATACCACGGTCGCATATCTGCCCTTCGGGCACGCGCGACGGGCTCGGACTGGACTGGACACCATTGTCCTGTGGCGGCGGGTACTGGAGCCACAGTGGCGATGGATTCGGCTACTTGATATCGCCTGCCACGACTTCGGACGGGCGGAGCGCCATCACTGTCTCCTTGCACAGCCGGCCTGGTGATGAGAGAACCGCTGTGCGGCAGATCCAGAAAGTCACAGCTCTGGTGGCCGGTACGAGACCGGCCACGGCTCTGGACGGCGGCCGGAGGAGCAAGCGGCATCGCGTACCTCGACGCAAGGACAACGCAAGGTCAACGCGCTTACTGCCCGCTCCTCCCGACACCGTCACCAGCAGCCCGGAGATGGCCGTCGCGGCGAGGTGTGTTCGCCCAGCCTCTCCCTAGACCGCGATTGCCGTGCCGCCGTCCGCAGTCTCAGCACCGGCCGGTTTGGCCTGGTAGTAGACAGAGCGGCCCTGCTTGGAGCGCTCGATGAGACTGCGCGCAACGCCCTGCTCCAGAGCATTACGCACGACGACCACCTGCACACCGCGCTGCGGGTATGCCTCGGCTACTCCAGCGGCGACTTCGGTGGACGACTTCGGCTCACTCTGGTCGGCGAGGTAGGAGCTGACCAGCTCGATCCACGTCGGCCCGCTCACGCCCTGTGCAGGAGCGGCCTTCTTTGCGGGGGCCTTCCCGCGGCGCGCGGGCTCCGCCTCGGTCTTCGAGGAACGCCCTGTCTTCGGAGTCTTCGCGGCTGCGGTTTTGCTCTTTGGCCTGCGTGCCGCGGGCACCTTGGCCGGCTTCTTCCCAGGCTTGGCTGACGGCACGGAGAAGGCGCCGAGGATGTCCTGCATCTTCGCGAGGACCTGTCCGCTCTCCTCAAGCTGGACCAATTCCTCCTGCAGACGGGCCAGTTCGGCACGGACTCGGTCTTGTTCACTCTGATTGGCTACGAGGTCGTCCTGGACCTTCTGTGCGTACTCGGCTTTCACACCGGATGCGGCGTTGGCTGTGGACATGAGACCCTCATCTTTCGCTGTGCTGGACAGGTGTGTTCCGGATGCTACTCACTCCGTCGGAGGAGAACCCTCAGTCGGGTAGCCGGGTCACGTTGTCGTGACCCGGCCCCCTCAGAACCGGACGTGCCAGTCATCCCGGCATCCGGTTCAAGCAAGCCCCGTGGGCTTCGCAGGTCAGCAGGGTTATGTGGTCCGTTCGCCGTCGCCCGCGTGGTGTTGGCGGTGGCATTCGGAGTGCACGAGACGAAGATTGTTCCGTTCGTCCCCGCCGCCGTTTCGCCTGTAGGTGAAGTGATGCTTATGGAGCATCCTCTTCGAGGCCGCGAACCAGTTGATCCACTCCCGTGGGCTGTCCGGTTCATATTCGGCCCCGGCGATCAGCGCCTGTTTGCAGAGGGGGCAGAGCCCCTGCTGCCGGACCGCTAGGAGAAGACTGGTCTTGTCCATAGGCGGCGGCGCTTTCCTGCGGCGACGGTTACTCCAGTACTCGGTCAGGGTGGGGTCGTCCGGGGACGCTCCGCCCTTGACGAGTCGGTGACGGACGATTCCGGTCCAGGCGAACTTGAGCAGGAAGGCACCGTTGCTGCGGTTGCCGAATACCCACCGGCCTCGTCTGGATGGATGGAACCTGCCGAAGTACCGGTCTGCGACCCAGTATCTTGACTTCTTGGGATGGCTCCGCCTGGCCCAGTTCCAGGTCAAGCGCCACATGTAGCGGTCCAGCGACGCAAATGTCGTCGTAGAGGCCACCCCCGGTAGTAGGCGGCCCAACCGCGAACGATCGGGATAAGCCTGCGCAGGACAGCTTCGGCATTGGCCCCGTTCAGGGCCTTCACCTCGGTCCGTAACCGCGCCCGGAGCCTCTTGCATGCCTCAGCACTGGGCCTAATGATCATTTTTCCGCCCGTCCGGCGGACGGTGAATCCGAGGAAGTCGAACCCCTCTTCGAGGTGGACGACCTTGGTCTTCTCTTCGTTGAAGCGAAGCCCTCTCGGCTCCAGCCAGTCCTCCAACCGGGCCCTGACCTCATGCACTTGGACTTCGTCGTGACAGAGCACGACGAAGTCGTCGGCATATCTCACCAGTACTGGAGTGCCCGGGGTCGCGCCGGGCTCGCGCCCGGCCTGAGCGACCCTGTAATGGCACCCTGCGGCTTGTTCCAGTCCGTGCAGAGCCACGTTCATCAGCAGTGGGCTGATCACTCCTCCTTGAGGGGTTCCCTCTTCAGTGGGTGCGAACCGACCACGTTCAATCACGCCCGCCTTCAACCACCCTCGAATCAGGCCCCTGGCGGGGAACTGTCCGATGGCGGATATCAGATGGACGTGGTCGATGCGGTCGAATGCCGCTGACAGATCCGCATCCAGCACCCAATGACGTTTCGAGGACTTGCCCTTCGCCGTCGAAAAGATTGCCATGATCGCGTCCTGACAGCGGGCACGGCCGTCCTTGGTGATCACTGAGCGTAGAAGCTCCATCAGCACGCAGCACCGTCCCGTAGGCACACCCGACGTGACTGACACCGTGAGCCGGACGCCTGGATCGCAGCCCACCTCACCATCCACCAGAGCGTCGAGCCCACCACCCTGGCGGCCGAGATGACCATCCGCGGCGAGGGCGGACCCGCGCGCCCCACCATCGCTGTCGTCAGCCGCACACAACGGCACGAGGGCCAGGCACACCGCGAGACTGCAAGGTCGCGCCTCGTGCCTGGCCTCTGCGGACCTCTCTCGGCAGCCCAATCGTGCCGTGTGGGACAACAACCTACGCATGCA
Proteins encoded:
- a CDS encoding lantibiotic dehydratase C-terminal domain-containing protein, producing MLTRASAGVPGPEPEDRWVSAHVFTGHPLDLVVSTLIPAAVAELRERGLADRFFFLRHWHGGPHLRLRVRLTAPAAGPAVCAVLDAHAMELFRTLPPSQPMSAHQYQSLAGQLAALEPESEPGTLAPNDSLAFHPYRPEHGKYGRGAALRAAEDAFATCSELAVTAVLAGWSPAQRTAHCFALLAGTLDAGAPPGRPAPEVLAQYRNGRAALLTVARAARAARAARAAAPADVADPAGADPVSRWLAACRSAQRQAAVPALLAGHLTHLACNRLDVRIGQEATLRALALLAVAELTDSHQSRQHSSRRHRDGHGHVRHDGAAPP
- a CDS encoding lantibiotic dehydratase, with amino-acid sequence MSRNTPPPTAPPAVTAPVGVRIAGLPTTALDASRIPRSTELALRVTSLDQRLADDAAQLCDTLYALIGTAPARPFKARLVGLRRAVHQGARISPLLDAAAPPEVLGGALTGRLHDHAALRRTRAGLFAELHDVLPAETRTAAAALDTLFQDPAFATGLDYASPDLYEDLQRRGARDAAGRRPLDGAAVRLAKYAGRAMAKPSPLTTFAASGFGQWSADAGSGVRLESSVRAPVAEAGLLPLSRIAAALAHVPELDGAVRLRVNPSATPVASPGGERWLFTVPGPSGEVRTLPATPALAAILAAVHEAGSPERLRALLRAPGPGSTTTADADAVVARLVRTGLLEIRLGPPDQELDAATLCDWLGRHLPEPHGGDRLTPLLADLRAIRDRIDAARTAGPGSHRGIAAALRQHTTAAARRLGLLGGSEQLDRGPLYFHHTVAVGTAAVLDPAAWRPALADLALVPALLAPFDTLAPPREALREHAVAAYGPGFRQPFTRFLQDFGAWWAAAAPHAPTERDARRQDELGRLIARTPPASDGTVRLGPQAVRDLCGTWPGPDTSGDRHACYVQTLPRPATGLGLVLNTVTCGHGTGLTRIARLLDAPARPGEAHEEPPGDGPADTPLYAEFDAVFSSALNQRAPATRYAIDLDGATSHRPPGQLIRPADLDVVHDRHTRRLHLAHRTTGRVVRPLHLGLLATPLLPLPARLLVEAFGQTSYAFWSDWPQLWRLLPPGRTGPDLRGPEAASGAGWTKMPRLALGAVVLRRATWFIDPGRAPARAAGETDAAHLVRVHTWRAALGLPQRCFLRVLTPRPAGGFTGPALHDKDRKPVYVDFAHAHLLRVFERAAATGRPLLLTETLPDLHDAPAHRDGHRYAAEFLIELPTVPLPAADRRERSC
- a CDS encoding nitroreductase family protein is translated as MTGGIPRSPAGENPFPPALWAEAVYSRRAIPATLATGSPVPGTGSGEPDQLPHGPRLPLAPPPLHLAPAPGSPATLADPAVLSALLHYSYGLLQHDLTPGGWPLHRAVASARCRYPSELTLVSPTAAFRFDPLHHQLIMLNAPVSSRQAADPGASLTAVITSRFARTARLYGDYAPRLCAQEAGMLLGAVHLVAAALGLRTRPGQDQETLHGLCANLPPAATEQPMGYLEILRPVKHPAGRSWPPPDLASVLRARHSGAALFDPEPVLSPQALLTDLGAALAAAPFTDFSCHLLVRRVTGFSPGHYVHSGGRLRQVGDGDPLASLEQIGQTEGRVSLNFRSTACTAYIAVRRGAAVARYGADAFRRLHLTAGAAAHLLCVAAARQGLSARVHNGYDAAAAERLLGLAPGEETVLFQVAIGAARPGAAFRVPVVF
- a CDS encoding thiomuracin/GE37468 family thiazolyl RiPP peptide encodes the protein MNENSNGSPSLAAAVADLALDLDLGSLAGDEHSQSLTAGHGMTEASASFCCAPPPNCCNCSCS
- a CDS encoding CDP-diacylglycerol diphosphatase, whose translation is MNEDKTSNELPRRRFVAFSGAIGAATLLTGVEAAAGRTASAAAPTHADPAPGTCPTPPPGGTPTCPPAQLQPLCGSPSDNDPLWRDVQYCTHGKPLPPGQNPPACLKVTSDYVVLHGRPSSQHNFLLTPSCRITGIECPFIETSGAPNYWNDAWENARSGGSVPVQYPNIGLGINSQNARFLNQLHIHMAGVRASTQRRLQELEMMGRVATNPAHWDAAQYRVPVTGSDGTGDRTYRALRLPSLGMNLFAQVQQYVVKPNGLTMADQTLIVVPKMTATGFAGAFYVLNSDSSLHDGTNTCDHLLVYS
- a CDS encoding helix-turn-helix domain-containing protein produces the protein MPHRVAVLALDGVVPMDLGIASRVFNEALDPAGARLYSVTTCSIGGRPVRTNEGFRIVVDDDESLLESADTVVIATQEPGEELLATGELSAPVAAALARIGPGARIVSLCTSAFLLAAAGLLDGLRATTHWALCDRFTRLFPDIAVDPDVLFVDNGRILTAAGGAAGIDLFLHLVRRDHGATVAGSAARRCVVAPWREGGQAQFIEHPVPKDADRSTSATRQWTLSRLAEPVTLQDMARHAHMSERTFTRRFRAEAGTSPLQWLVQSRLTQARHLLESSDLTVARIATACGFGDPVALRKHFHIHIGLSPLAYRRAHRAPDPVRTQ